Proteins encoded together in one Amblyomma americanum isolate KBUSLIRL-KWMA chromosome 1, ASM5285725v1, whole genome shotgun sequence window:
- the LOC144113064 gene encoding F-box/WD repeat-containing protein lin-23-like isoform X1, translating into METTLSEEKNVPGQGAERYSASTCPGRSPCTCSTPDAEPVATQLCESTKQCSGTVAGHAASQADRERCLVSFDTWPEEVQTQFVEALLARMSHCQHSRISTFLMPMLQRDFISLLPKKGLDHVAEAILSYLDARSLCAAEAVCREWRRVVAEGGLWRKLMERRVSTDPLWRGLAERRGWMQYLFKPPPGEPHPDHMFYRRLYPRIIQDIESIENNWRCGRHNLQRINCRSENSKGVYCLQYDDTKIVSGLRDNTIKIWDRASLQCVKVLTGHTGSVLCLQYDDKVIISGSSDSTVRVWDVKTGEMVNTLIHHCEAVLHLRFNNGMMVTCSKDRSIAVWDMVAPREINLRRVLVGHRAAVNVVDFDERYVVSASGDRTIKVWGTPNCEFVRTLNGHKRGIACLQYRDRLVVSGSSDNTIRLWDIECGACLRVLEGHEELVRCIRFDTKRIVSGAYDGKIKVWDLAAALDPRAPAGTLCLRTLVEHSGRVFRLQFDDFQIVSSSHDDTILIWDFLHLPSEAASSPLPPRTYTYVNK; encoded by the exons GCCACTCAGCTTTGTGAGTCCACAAAACAATGCAGTGGGACGGTTGCCGGGCATGCAGCATCGCAGGCTGACCGTGAGCGCTGCCTCGTCTCTTTTGATACCTGGCCAGAAGAAGTGCAGACTCAGTTTGTTGAGGCACTGCTTGCACGCATGTCTCACTGCCAACATTCACGCATCAGCACTTTCCTGATGCCGATGCTGCAGCGAGACTTCATCTCCCTACTGCCAAAGAAGGG GCTGGACCACGTTGCTGAAGCAATTCTGTCTTACTTGGATGCACGCAGCTTGTGTGCTGCTGAGGCAGTATGCAG GGAATGGCGCCGCGTGGTAGCCGAGGGAGGTCTCTGGCGCAAGCTGATGGAACGACGAGTCTCGACGGACCCTCTGTGGCGTGGCCTAGCGGAGAGGAGGGGCTGGATGCAGTACCTCTTCAAGCCACCACCAGGCGAGCCCCATCCTGACCACATGTTCTACAG GCGTCTATACCCACGCATTATCCAAGACATTGAGAGCATCGAGAACAACTGGAGGTGTGGAAGGCACAACCTCCAACGCATCAACTGCCGCTCTGAGAATTCCAAGGGTGTCTACTGCCTACAGTATGATGACACTAAGATTGTGTCTGGCCTGCGAGATAACACAATCAAGATATGGGACAGGGCGTCCTTGCAGTGTGTCAAG GTGCTGACAGGTCACACAGGCTCTGTGCTGTGTCTGCAGTATGATGACAAGGTCATCATCTCTGGGTCCAGTGATTCTACTGTCCG TGTCTGGGATGTGAAGACAGGCGAGATGGTGAACACCCTGATCCACCATTGTGAGGCTGTGCTGCATCTGCGCTTCAACAATGGCATGATGGTCACCTGCTCTAAA GACCGCTCCATTGCTGTCTGGGACATGGTTGCCCCTCGTGAGATCAACTTGCGGCGAGTGCTTGTTGGCCATCGGGCTGCAGTGAATGTGGTGGACTTCGATGAACGTTATGTGGTGTCTGCCTCGGGAGATCGCACCATAAAAGTTTGGGGGACACCAAACTGTGAGTTTGTACGGACCCTCAACGGGCACAAGCGTGGGATTGCCTGCCTGCAGTATCGAGACAGGCTGGTGGTATCTGGCAGCTCAGACAATACAATTAG GCTCTGGGACATTGAATGTGGCGCCTGCCTGCGAGTGCTTGAAGGCCACGAAGAGCTAGTGCGCTGCATCCGCTTTGACACTAAGCGCATAGTGTCGGGTGCCTATGATGGCAAGATCAAAGTTTGGGACCTAGCTGCAGCCCTGGACCCTCGGGCACCAGCAGGAACTCTCTGCCTACGCACTCTTGTG GAGCACAGTGGCCGAGTGTTTCGGCTGCAGTTCGACGACTTTCAAATCGTGTCATCGTCTCATGATGACACCATCCTCATCTGGGACTTCCTGCACCTGCCGTCTGAGGCTGCTTCATCTCCCCTGCCGCCCCGCACCTACACTTATGTGAACAAGTGA
- the LOC144113064 gene encoding F-box/WD repeat-containing protein lin-23-like isoform X4, with protein METTLSEEKNVPGQATQLCESTKQCSGTVAGHAASQADRERCLVSFDTWPEEVQTQFVEALLARMSHCQHSRISTFLMPMLQRDFISLLPKKGLDHVAEAILSYLDARSLCAAEAVCREWRRVVAEGGLWRKLMERRVSTDPLWRGLAERRGWMQYLFKPPPGEPHPDHMFYRRLYPRIIQDIESIENNWRCGRHNLQRINCRSENSKGVYCLQYDDTKIVSGLRDNTIKIWDRASLQCVKVLTGHTGSVLCLQYDDKVIISGSSDSTVRVWDVKTGEMVNTLIHHCEAVLHLRFNNGMMVTCSKDRSIAVWDMVAPREINLRRVLVGHRAAVNVVDFDERYVVSASGDRTIKVWGTPNCEFVRTLNGHKRGIACLQYRDRLVVSGSSDNTIRLWDIECGACLRVLEGHEELVRCIRFDTKRIVSGAYDGKIKVWDLAAALDPRAPAGTLCLRTLVEHSGRVFRLQFDDFQIVSSSHDDTILIWDFLHLPSEAASSPLPPRTYTYVNK; from the exons GCCACTCAGCTTTGTGAGTCCACAAAACAATGCAGTGGGACGGTTGCCGGGCATGCAGCATCGCAGGCTGACCGTGAGCGCTGCCTCGTCTCTTTTGATACCTGGCCAGAAGAAGTGCAGACTCAGTTTGTTGAGGCACTGCTTGCACGCATGTCTCACTGCCAACATTCACGCATCAGCACTTTCCTGATGCCGATGCTGCAGCGAGACTTCATCTCCCTACTGCCAAAGAAGGG GCTGGACCACGTTGCTGAAGCAATTCTGTCTTACTTGGATGCACGCAGCTTGTGTGCTGCTGAGGCAGTATGCAG GGAATGGCGCCGCGTGGTAGCCGAGGGAGGTCTCTGGCGCAAGCTGATGGAACGACGAGTCTCGACGGACCCTCTGTGGCGTGGCCTAGCGGAGAGGAGGGGCTGGATGCAGTACCTCTTCAAGCCACCACCAGGCGAGCCCCATCCTGACCACATGTTCTACAG GCGTCTATACCCACGCATTATCCAAGACATTGAGAGCATCGAGAACAACTGGAGGTGTGGAAGGCACAACCTCCAACGCATCAACTGCCGCTCTGAGAATTCCAAGGGTGTCTACTGCCTACAGTATGATGACACTAAGATTGTGTCTGGCCTGCGAGATAACACAATCAAGATATGGGACAGGGCGTCCTTGCAGTGTGTCAAG GTGCTGACAGGTCACACAGGCTCTGTGCTGTGTCTGCAGTATGATGACAAGGTCATCATCTCTGGGTCCAGTGATTCTACTGTCCG TGTCTGGGATGTGAAGACAGGCGAGATGGTGAACACCCTGATCCACCATTGTGAGGCTGTGCTGCATCTGCGCTTCAACAATGGCATGATGGTCACCTGCTCTAAA GACCGCTCCATTGCTGTCTGGGACATGGTTGCCCCTCGTGAGATCAACTTGCGGCGAGTGCTTGTTGGCCATCGGGCTGCAGTGAATGTGGTGGACTTCGATGAACGTTATGTGGTGTCTGCCTCGGGAGATCGCACCATAAAAGTTTGGGGGACACCAAACTGTGAGTTTGTACGGACCCTCAACGGGCACAAGCGTGGGATTGCCTGCCTGCAGTATCGAGACAGGCTGGTGGTATCTGGCAGCTCAGACAATACAATTAG GCTCTGGGACATTGAATGTGGCGCCTGCCTGCGAGTGCTTGAAGGCCACGAAGAGCTAGTGCGCTGCATCCGCTTTGACACTAAGCGCATAGTGTCGGGTGCCTATGATGGCAAGATCAAAGTTTGGGACCTAGCTGCAGCCCTGGACCCTCGGGCACCAGCAGGAACTCTCTGCCTACGCACTCTTGTG GAGCACAGTGGCCGAGTGTTTCGGCTGCAGTTCGACGACTTTCAAATCGTGTCATCGTCTCATGATGACACCATCCTCATCTGGGACTTCCTGCACCTGCCGTCTGAGGCTGCTTCATCTCCCCTGCCGCCCCGCACCTACACTTATGTGAACAAGTGA
- the LOC144113064 gene encoding F-box/WD repeat-containing protein lin-23-like isoform X5, giving the protein METTLSEEKNVPGQGAERYSASTCPGRSPCTCSTPDAEPVATQLCESTKQCSGTVAGHAASQADRERCLVSFDTWPEEVQTQFVEALLARMSHCQHSRISTFLMPMLQRDFISLLPKKGLDHVAEAILSYLDARSLCAAEAVCREWRRVVAEGGLWRKLMERRVSTDPLWRGLAERRGWMQYLFKPPPGEPHPDHMFYRRLYPRIIQDIESIENNWRCGRHNLQRINCRSENSKGVYCLQYDDTKIVSGLRDNTIKIWDRASLQCVKVLTGHTGSVLCLQYDDKVIISGSSDSTVRVWDVKTGEMVNTLIHHCEAVLHLRFNNGMMVTCSKDRSIAVWDMVAPREINLRRVLVGHRAAVNVVDFDERYVVSASGDRTIKVWGTPNCEFVRTLNGHKRGIACLQYRDRLVVSGSSDNTIRLWDIECGACLRVLEGHEELVRCIRFDTKRIVSGAYDGKIKVWDLAAALDPRAPAGTLCLRTLVVRAVCWCSQPCLFLISSMSASQEHSGRVFRLQFDDFQIVSSSHDDTILIWDFLHLPSEAASSPLPPRTYTYVNK; this is encoded by the exons GCCACTCAGCTTTGTGAGTCCACAAAACAATGCAGTGGGACGGTTGCCGGGCATGCAGCATCGCAGGCTGACCGTGAGCGCTGCCTCGTCTCTTTTGATACCTGGCCAGAAGAAGTGCAGACTCAGTTTGTTGAGGCACTGCTTGCACGCATGTCTCACTGCCAACATTCACGCATCAGCACTTTCCTGATGCCGATGCTGCAGCGAGACTTCATCTCCCTACTGCCAAAGAAGGG GCTGGACCACGTTGCTGAAGCAATTCTGTCTTACTTGGATGCACGCAGCTTGTGTGCTGCTGAGGCAGTATGCAG GGAATGGCGCCGCGTGGTAGCCGAGGGAGGTCTCTGGCGCAAGCTGATGGAACGACGAGTCTCGACGGACCCTCTGTGGCGTGGCCTAGCGGAGAGGAGGGGCTGGATGCAGTACCTCTTCAAGCCACCACCAGGCGAGCCCCATCCTGACCACATGTTCTACAG GCGTCTATACCCACGCATTATCCAAGACATTGAGAGCATCGAGAACAACTGGAGGTGTGGAAGGCACAACCTCCAACGCATCAACTGCCGCTCTGAGAATTCCAAGGGTGTCTACTGCCTACAGTATGATGACACTAAGATTGTGTCTGGCCTGCGAGATAACACAATCAAGATATGGGACAGGGCGTCCTTGCAGTGTGTCAAG GTGCTGACAGGTCACACAGGCTCTGTGCTGTGTCTGCAGTATGATGACAAGGTCATCATCTCTGGGTCCAGTGATTCTACTGTCCG TGTCTGGGATGTGAAGACAGGCGAGATGGTGAACACCCTGATCCACCATTGTGAGGCTGTGCTGCATCTGCGCTTCAACAATGGCATGATGGTCACCTGCTCTAAA GACCGCTCCATTGCTGTCTGGGACATGGTTGCCCCTCGTGAGATCAACTTGCGGCGAGTGCTTGTTGGCCATCGGGCTGCAGTGAATGTGGTGGACTTCGATGAACGTTATGTGGTGTCTGCCTCGGGAGATCGCACCATAAAAGTTTGGGGGACACCAAACTGTGAGTTTGTACGGACCCTCAACGGGCACAAGCGTGGGATTGCCTGCCTGCAGTATCGAGACAGGCTGGTGGTATCTGGCAGCTCAGACAATACAATTAG GCTCTGGGACATTGAATGTGGCGCCTGCCTGCGAGTGCTTGAAGGCCACGAAGAGCTAGTGCGCTGCATCCGCTTTGACACTAAGCGCATAGTGTCGGGTGCCTATGATGGCAAGATCAAAGTTTGGGACCTAGCTGCAGCCCTGGACCCTCGGGCACCAGCAGGAACTCTCTGCCTACGCACTCTTGTGGTAAGGGCAGTTTGTTGGTGCTCTCAGCCCTGCCTGTTTCTAATTTCCTCCATGTCTGCCTCTCAGGAGCACAGTGGCCGAGTGTTTCGGCTGCAGTTCGACGACTTTCAAATCGTGTCATCGTCTCATGATGACACCATCCTCATCTGGGACTTCCTGCACCTGCCGTCTGAGGCTGCTTCATCTCCCCTGCCGCCCCGCACCTACACTTATGTGAACAAGTGA
- the LOC144113064 gene encoding F-box/WD repeat-containing protein lin-23-like isoform X2, producing METTLSEEKNVPGQATQLCESTKQCSGTVAGHAASQADRERCLVSFDTWPEEVQTQFVEALLARMSHCQHSRISTFLMPMLQRDFISLLPKKGLDHVAEAILSYLDARSLCAAEAVCREWRRVVAEGGLWRKLMERRVSTDPLWRGLAERRGWMQYLFKPPPGEPHPDHMFYRRLYPRIIQDIESIENNWRCGRHNLQRINCRSENSKGVYCLQYDDTKIVSGLRDNTIKIWDRASLQCVKVLTGHTGSVLCLQYDDKVIISGSSDSTVRVWDVKTGEMVNTLIHHCEAVLHLRFNNGMMVTCSKDRSIAVWDMVAPREINLRRVLVGHRAAVNVVDFDERYVVSASGDRTIKVWGTPNCEFVRTLNGHKRGIACLQYRDRLVVSGSSDNTIRLWDIECGACLRVLEGHEELVRCIRFDTKRIVSGAYDGKIKVWDLAAALDPRAPAGTLCLRTLVVRAVCWCSQPCLFLISSMSASQEHSGRVFRLQFDDFQIVSSSHDDTILIWDFLHLPSEAASSPLPPRTYTYVNK from the exons GCCACTCAGCTTTGTGAGTCCACAAAACAATGCAGTGGGACGGTTGCCGGGCATGCAGCATCGCAGGCTGACCGTGAGCGCTGCCTCGTCTCTTTTGATACCTGGCCAGAAGAAGTGCAGACTCAGTTTGTTGAGGCACTGCTTGCACGCATGTCTCACTGCCAACATTCACGCATCAGCACTTTCCTGATGCCGATGCTGCAGCGAGACTTCATCTCCCTACTGCCAAAGAAGGG GCTGGACCACGTTGCTGAAGCAATTCTGTCTTACTTGGATGCACGCAGCTTGTGTGCTGCTGAGGCAGTATGCAG GGAATGGCGCCGCGTGGTAGCCGAGGGAGGTCTCTGGCGCAAGCTGATGGAACGACGAGTCTCGACGGACCCTCTGTGGCGTGGCCTAGCGGAGAGGAGGGGCTGGATGCAGTACCTCTTCAAGCCACCACCAGGCGAGCCCCATCCTGACCACATGTTCTACAG GCGTCTATACCCACGCATTATCCAAGACATTGAGAGCATCGAGAACAACTGGAGGTGTGGAAGGCACAACCTCCAACGCATCAACTGCCGCTCTGAGAATTCCAAGGGTGTCTACTGCCTACAGTATGATGACACTAAGATTGTGTCTGGCCTGCGAGATAACACAATCAAGATATGGGACAGGGCGTCCTTGCAGTGTGTCAAG GTGCTGACAGGTCACACAGGCTCTGTGCTGTGTCTGCAGTATGATGACAAGGTCATCATCTCTGGGTCCAGTGATTCTACTGTCCG TGTCTGGGATGTGAAGACAGGCGAGATGGTGAACACCCTGATCCACCATTGTGAGGCTGTGCTGCATCTGCGCTTCAACAATGGCATGATGGTCACCTGCTCTAAA GACCGCTCCATTGCTGTCTGGGACATGGTTGCCCCTCGTGAGATCAACTTGCGGCGAGTGCTTGTTGGCCATCGGGCTGCAGTGAATGTGGTGGACTTCGATGAACGTTATGTGGTGTCTGCCTCGGGAGATCGCACCATAAAAGTTTGGGGGACACCAAACTGTGAGTTTGTACGGACCCTCAACGGGCACAAGCGTGGGATTGCCTGCCTGCAGTATCGAGACAGGCTGGTGGTATCTGGCAGCTCAGACAATACAATTAG GCTCTGGGACATTGAATGTGGCGCCTGCCTGCGAGTGCTTGAAGGCCACGAAGAGCTAGTGCGCTGCATCCGCTTTGACACTAAGCGCATAGTGTCGGGTGCCTATGATGGCAAGATCAAAGTTTGGGACCTAGCTGCAGCCCTGGACCCTCGGGCACCAGCAGGAACTCTCTGCCTACGCACTCTTGTGGTAAGGGCAGTTTGTTGGTGCTCTCAGCCCTGCCTGTTTCTAATTTCCTCCATGTCTGCCTCTCAGGAGCACAGTGGCCGAGTGTTTCGGCTGCAGTTCGACGACTTTCAAATCGTGTCATCGTCTCATGATGACACCATCCTCATCTGGGACTTCCTGCACCTGCCGTCTGAGGCTGCTTCATCTCCCCTGCCGCCCCGCACCTACACTTATGTGAACAAGTGA
- the LOC144113064 gene encoding F-box/WD repeat-containing protein lin-23-like isoform X3, protein MGATQLCESTKQCSGTVAGHAASQADRERCLVSFDTWPEEVQTQFVEALLARMSHCQHSRISTFLMPMLQRDFISLLPKKGLDHVAEAILSYLDARSLCAAEAVCREWRRVVAEGGLWRKLMERRVSTDPLWRGLAERRGWMQYLFKPPPGEPHPDHMFYRRLYPRIIQDIESIENNWRCGRHNLQRINCRSENSKGVYCLQYDDTKIVSGLRDNTIKIWDRASLQCVKVLTGHTGSVLCLQYDDKVIISGSSDSTVRVWDVKTGEMVNTLIHHCEAVLHLRFNNGMMVTCSKDRSIAVWDMVAPREINLRRVLVGHRAAVNVVDFDERYVVSASGDRTIKVWGTPNCEFVRTLNGHKRGIACLQYRDRLVVSGSSDNTIRLWDIECGACLRVLEGHEELVRCIRFDTKRIVSGAYDGKIKVWDLAAALDPRAPAGTLCLRTLVVRAVCWCSQPCLFLISSMSASQEHSGRVFRLQFDDFQIVSSSHDDTILIWDFLHLPSEAASSPLPPRTYTYVNK, encoded by the exons GCCACTCAGCTTTGTGAGTCCACAAAACAATGCAGTGGGACGGTTGCCGGGCATGCAGCATCGCAGGCTGACCGTGAGCGCTGCCTCGTCTCTTTTGATACCTGGCCAGAAGAAGTGCAGACTCAGTTTGTTGAGGCACTGCTTGCACGCATGTCTCACTGCCAACATTCACGCATCAGCACTTTCCTGATGCCGATGCTGCAGCGAGACTTCATCTCCCTACTGCCAAAGAAGGG GCTGGACCACGTTGCTGAAGCAATTCTGTCTTACTTGGATGCACGCAGCTTGTGTGCTGCTGAGGCAGTATGCAG GGAATGGCGCCGCGTGGTAGCCGAGGGAGGTCTCTGGCGCAAGCTGATGGAACGACGAGTCTCGACGGACCCTCTGTGGCGTGGCCTAGCGGAGAGGAGGGGCTGGATGCAGTACCTCTTCAAGCCACCACCAGGCGAGCCCCATCCTGACCACATGTTCTACAG GCGTCTATACCCACGCATTATCCAAGACATTGAGAGCATCGAGAACAACTGGAGGTGTGGAAGGCACAACCTCCAACGCATCAACTGCCGCTCTGAGAATTCCAAGGGTGTCTACTGCCTACAGTATGATGACACTAAGATTGTGTCTGGCCTGCGAGATAACACAATCAAGATATGGGACAGGGCGTCCTTGCAGTGTGTCAAG GTGCTGACAGGTCACACAGGCTCTGTGCTGTGTCTGCAGTATGATGACAAGGTCATCATCTCTGGGTCCAGTGATTCTACTGTCCG TGTCTGGGATGTGAAGACAGGCGAGATGGTGAACACCCTGATCCACCATTGTGAGGCTGTGCTGCATCTGCGCTTCAACAATGGCATGATGGTCACCTGCTCTAAA GACCGCTCCATTGCTGTCTGGGACATGGTTGCCCCTCGTGAGATCAACTTGCGGCGAGTGCTTGTTGGCCATCGGGCTGCAGTGAATGTGGTGGACTTCGATGAACGTTATGTGGTGTCTGCCTCGGGAGATCGCACCATAAAAGTTTGGGGGACACCAAACTGTGAGTTTGTACGGACCCTCAACGGGCACAAGCGTGGGATTGCCTGCCTGCAGTATCGAGACAGGCTGGTGGTATCTGGCAGCTCAGACAATACAATTAG GCTCTGGGACATTGAATGTGGCGCCTGCCTGCGAGTGCTTGAAGGCCACGAAGAGCTAGTGCGCTGCATCCGCTTTGACACTAAGCGCATAGTGTCGGGTGCCTATGATGGCAAGATCAAAGTTTGGGACCTAGCTGCAGCCCTGGACCCTCGGGCACCAGCAGGAACTCTCTGCCTACGCACTCTTGTGGTAAGGGCAGTTTGTTGGTGCTCTCAGCCCTGCCTGTTTCTAATTTCCTCCATGTCTGCCTCTCAGGAGCACAGTGGCCGAGTGTTTCGGCTGCAGTTCGACGACTTTCAAATCGTGTCATCGTCTCATGATGACACCATCCTCATCTGGGACTTCCTGCACCTGCCGTCTGAGGCTGCTTCATCTCCCCTGCCGCCCCGCACCTACACTTATGTGAACAAGTGA